The following coding sequences are from one Prochlorococcus sp. MIT 0604 window:
- a CDS encoding DUF2808 domain-containing protein, with protein sequence MLKNTRKSTLNLKILRFFFIPAILVSTPLFDKIQDAKAGMEFQWNQDSSFKRLKWFQKESKKKFRNTIYFFLRPSDRAADLLKINLAVPKTFKTTIKNEKISFCKVRIGGFENRTKCLEDIPADIEIKTDESGLLSLDIYPYSPIPSNKDSYAIVLKVFNPRKSGLYQFHTYGQPKGKSLSYYLGSSTIVID encoded by the coding sequence ATGTTAAAAAACACAAGGAAATCTACTTTAAATCTTAAAATTTTAAGATTTTTTTTCATTCCTGCAATCTTAGTTTCAACTCCATTATTTGATAAGATCCAAGATGCTAAAGCAGGAATGGAATTCCAGTGGAATCAAGACTCTAGTTTTAAACGATTAAAGTGGTTTCAAAAAGAAAGCAAAAAGAAATTCAGAAATACAATTTATTTTTTCTTGAGGCCATCAGATAGAGCAGCTGATCTTTTAAAAATTAATCTAGCAGTACCTAAAACCTTTAAAACTACTATAAAAAATGAAAAAATTAGTTTTTGCAAAGTAAGAATAGGCGGTTTTGAGAATAGAACAAAATGTTTAGAAGATATTCCAGCTGATATCGAAATTAAAACTGATGAATCAGGCTTGCTTTCACTAGATATTTACCCCTATAGCCCAATACCCTCAAACAAGGACAGTTATGCAATTGTTTTAAAAGTCTTTAATCCCAGAAAATCAGGTTTATATCAATTTCATACATATGGGCAGCCTAAAGGAAAATCACTTTCATATTATTTAGGAAGCTCAACTATAGTGATCGATTAA
- a CDS encoding glycosyltransferase family 39 protein encodes MILLNSKKRLLNSTIVLISGIIIFILGLGSTGLVDETPPLFAAAARAMSESGDWLTPKVNGMFRFDKPPLIYWLMGFFYSLPKNEIWDSFGTLSARLPSALGSLFLMLMIGDTLFCWPQKGGRQFLTPIVASFGFALSPLIIIWSRTAVSDALLTGTLGISLLLFWRRMASDNNDQCISAWVCLGFAILTKGPVALVLAIFTITSFLFSQKNWKTLLYKINPKKGFLLTILISVPWYILELLKEGKPFWDNFFGYHNFQRYTSVVNNHAEPFWFFLYIMILASLPFTPFLFHGIFKAVKDFLKSSKDSSNVTESLYTYALCWLTSVLIFFSLSATKLPSYWLPAIPAAAILLSNSFINLKNSSKSHLYLWIFNIFILFGVSMAFFFSNNWLSSINDPEMPNLASELLSSGIIFKAKLFFCSFTLFAIILLSVKSKNILLFLQILLLIGQSFLMFPIRKLADTSRQLPLRNISKLILDIREEKETLAMIGIRKPSLHFYSRQIVFYEPNTIAGLINLSDRLSNDRRENYEDQPDYDYKSLLVVIDEYSSSKQQWSKIEHQKLGKYGIYNLWRIQKSDLNKYSEFFVNSGYKADWKNRKVEKF; translated from the coding sequence ATGATTCTTCTGAACTCAAAAAAAAGGCTTTTAAACTCAACAATAGTTTTGATTTCTGGGATCATTATATTTATTTTGGGTTTAGGTAGTACAGGTCTGGTGGATGAGACCCCCCCCTTATTCGCAGCCGCAGCACGGGCTATGAGTGAATCTGGTGACTGGTTAACGCCAAAAGTTAATGGAATGTTCCGTTTTGATAAGCCTCCATTAATATATTGGCTAATGGGTTTTTTTTACTCATTGCCGAAAAACGAGATTTGGGATAGTTTCGGGACACTTTCAGCAAGACTCCCTTCAGCTTTGGGATCATTGTTTTTAATGTTGATGATTGGAGATACGTTGTTTTGTTGGCCACAGAAGGGTGGTAGGCAATTCCTTACTCCAATAGTTGCATCATTTGGATTTGCTTTGTCTCCATTGATAATTATCTGGAGTAGAACTGCGGTTAGTGATGCCCTTTTAACTGGAACGTTAGGGATTAGCCTGCTTTTGTTTTGGAGGAGAATGGCAAGTGATAATAATGATCAATGCATTTCAGCGTGGGTATGTTTGGGGTTTGCAATTTTAACTAAAGGCCCTGTTGCGTTAGTTTTGGCAATATTTACTATTACGTCTTTCTTGTTTAGTCAGAAGAACTGGAAAACGCTTCTCTACAAGATAAACCCTAAGAAAGGTTTTTTATTAACAATTCTAATAAGTGTTCCATGGTACATTTTAGAACTATTAAAAGAGGGTAAGCCTTTTTGGGACAATTTTTTTGGTTACCATAATTTTCAAAGATATACCTCAGTCGTAAATAATCATGCAGAACCATTCTGGTTTTTTCTTTACATAATGATATTGGCTTCATTACCATTCACTCCTTTTTTGTTTCACGGAATATTTAAAGCTGTTAAGGATTTCTTGAAGAGTTCAAAAGATAGTTCAAATGTCACTGAATCCCTTTATACATATGCTCTATGCTGGTTAACATCAGTTTTAATATTCTTTAGTCTTTCTGCCACGAAACTACCAAGCTATTGGTTGCCAGCAATTCCAGCAGCCGCAATCTTACTTAGTAATAGCTTTATTAACTTAAAAAATTCAAGTAAAAGTCATCTATATTTATGGATTTTTAATATTTTCATTTTGTTTGGCGTCTCAATGGCATTCTTTTTCTCAAATAATTGGTTAAGTTCAATAAATGATCCTGAAATGCCAAATCTTGCATCCGAATTATTAAGCTCTGGGATAATTTTTAAAGCTAAATTGTTTTTCTGTTCATTTACACTTTTTGCAATAATTTTACTTTCTGTAAAATCCAAAAATATCCTTCTTTTTCTTCAAATTTTACTTTTAATTGGACAATCTTTTTTGATGTTCCCAATAAGAAAATTGGCTGATACTTCTAGGCAACTACCTTTGAGGAATATCTCAAAATTAATTTTAGATATTCGCGAGGAAAAGGAAACTTTAGCCATGATTGGTATTAGAAAACCATCATTGCATTTTTATTCGAGACAAATAGTTTTTTATGAACCAAATACCATAGCAGGATTAATTAATCTGTCAGATAGGTTAAGTAATGATAGGAGAGAAAATTATGAAGATCAACCTGACTATGACTACAAATCTTTATTGGTTGTGATAGATGAATACTCTTCCAGCAAGCAGCAATGGTCAAAAATTGAACATCAGAAATTGGGTAAATATGGTATTTATAATTTATGGAGAATTCAGAAAAGTGATTTGAATAAGTATTCTGAATTTTTTGTGAATAGTGGTTACAAAGCTGACTGGAAAAATAGAAAAGTTGAAAAATTTTAA
- a CDS encoding glycosyltransferase family 4 protein — protein sequence MRIVLISTPIGFLGSGKGGGVELTLNSLVSGLISLGHSVEIVAPKNSNLHESNVKAKLHFVEGENQISWQHQDYNSPVIIPDNSLLAGMLEKGLDIAKNADVLLNMSYDWLPIWMTLNIEIPIAHLISMGSESSVISNLISKVYAKYPNNFAFHSKVQANDYPFIKKPTIIGNGFNLNNYTFQESVKGPLAWVGRVAPEKGLEDAVYVANELGEKLKVWGFIEDEIYASKVEKSFPQGAIDWMGFLSTDELQKELGKCRGLLNTPKWNEAYGNVIVEALACGVPVIAYKRGGPSEIIQHGQTGYLVNPDDKETLLYYGKIIEKINRKNCREWVEKNASADKFANKVVNWLNKVIVEYK from the coding sequence ATGCGAATAGTTTTGATTAGTACTCCAATAGGATTCTTGGGGAGCGGAAAAGGTGGAGGAGTCGAATTAACACTAAATTCTTTAGTGTCAGGTTTAATTTCCTTAGGTCATTCTGTTGAGATTGTTGCTCCAAAAAATTCTAATTTACATGAAAGTAATGTAAAAGCAAAATTACATTTTGTGGAAGGTGAAAATCAAATTAGTTGGCAGCATCAAGATTACAATTCTCCCGTGATCATTCCAGATAATTCTCTTTTAGCAGGAATGCTAGAAAAGGGATTAGATATAGCTAAAAATGCAGATGTATTGTTAAACATGTCATATGATTGGTTACCTATTTGGATGACTTTAAATATAGAGATACCCATTGCACATCTTATTAGTATGGGTTCTGAAAGTTCAGTTATTAGTAATTTAATTTCCAAGGTATATGCTAAGTACCCAAATAATTTTGCTTTTCATTCAAAAGTGCAAGCTAATGATTATCCATTCATAAAAAAACCAACAATAATTGGGAATGGGTTTAATTTAAATAATTATACTTTCCAAGAATCAGTGAAGGGGCCCTTGGCATGGGTTGGGAGAGTGGCGCCTGAGAAAGGTTTGGAGGATGCAGTTTATGTAGCAAATGAACTTGGCGAAAAATTAAAAGTTTGGGGATTTATTGAAGATGAGATATATGCATCAAAGGTAGAAAAATCATTTCCTCAAGGAGCTATAGATTGGATGGGGTTTTTGTCAACCGATGAATTACAAAAAGAACTTGGTAAATGCAGGGGGTTGCTAAATACTCCGAAATGGAATGAGGCATATGGGAACGTTATTGTTGAAGCTTTAGCTTGTGGTGTGCCAGTTATAGCTTATAAAAGGGGAGGACCTAGTGAAATTATTCAGCATGGTCAAACAGGCTATCTTGTTAATCCTGATGATAAGGAAACTTTGCTTTACTACGGAAAAATTATTGAAAAAATAAATCGTAAAAATTGTAGAGAGTGGGTAGAAAAGAATGCCTCCGCAGATAAATTTGCTAACAAGGTTGTGAACTGGCTTAATAAGGTAATCGTTGAATATAAATAA
- a CDS encoding PH domain-containing protein gives MINMNEEIFYEGGPAKSDLIINLLAGITILGLPFTFAAVVRALWLRYKITNKRISIDGGWFGKNKTQVSLSNIEEIRSIPRGFGSYGDMVLILNDGSKLEMKSLPLFREKQKFIEENIKKRSQISAINEVEGFATKS, from the coding sequence ATGATTAACATGAATGAAGAAATCTTTTATGAAGGTGGGCCTGCAAAAAGTGATTTAATAATAAATCTACTTGCGGGAATAACTATCCTTGGATTACCTTTTACTTTTGCAGCAGTTGTTAGGGCTCTTTGGTTGAGATATAAAATTACAAATAAACGAATCTCAATAGACGGTGGATGGTTTGGTAAAAATAAAACACAAGTTTCATTAAGTAACATCGAAGAAATCAGATCTATTCCAAGGGGATTCGGATCATATGGTGATATGGTTCTTATCCTAAATGACGGATCAAAGCTTGAAATGAAATCATTACCTTTATTCAGAGAGAAACAAAAGTTTATTGAAGAAAATATAAAAAAAAGATCACAAATCTCAGCCATCAACGAGGTAGAGGGATTTGCTACTAAATCCTAA
- the rpmH gene encoding 50S ribosomal protein L34, with the protein MTKRTFGGTSRKRKRVSGFRVRMRSHTGRRVIKSRRQKGRERMAV; encoded by the coding sequence ATGACTAAAAGAACTTTTGGCGGCACTTCAAGAAAAAGAAAACGTGTATCAGGTTTTAGAGTAAGAATGCGTTCTCATACTGGGAGAAGAGTTATTAAAAGTAGAAGACAAAAAGGTAGAGAAAGAATGGCTGTATAA
- the sppA gene encoding signal peptide peptidase SppA, with protein MIWPFRRKSKKRMARIVIDEPITSSTRISVLKALKQIEDREFPALIVRIDSPGGTVGDSQEIYSAIKRLKDKGCKVIASFGNISASGGVYIGVASDKIVANPGTITGSIGVIIRGNNLSELLDKIGIKFETVKSGVFKDILSPDKPLSEEGRNLLQGLIDESYKQFTEAVAEGRNLPVEEVRKFADGRIFTGTQALELRLVDKVGDEFVARELAAEMANIDPKIQPLTFGKKKKKILGIIPGSRIIEKIINNIFFEFDSSNKVLWLYKP; from the coding sequence ATGATTTGGCCTTTTAGACGAAAGTCAAAAAAAAGAATGGCTCGCATAGTAATTGATGAGCCTATTACAAGTTCAACAAGAATTTCTGTCCTTAAAGCTCTTAAACAAATTGAGGATAGAGAATTTCCTGCTTTAATCGTGAGAATTGATTCTCCAGGGGGTACCGTCGGGGATAGCCAAGAAATATACTCTGCTATTAAAAGACTAAAAGATAAAGGATGTAAAGTCATTGCTAGTTTTGGAAACATCTCAGCATCAGGGGGTGTTTACATTGGTGTTGCATCTGACAAAATAGTTGCCAATCCAGGCACAATTACAGGATCTATTGGTGTGATTATAAGAGGAAATAATTTATCTGAATTGTTAGATAAAATCGGGATTAAATTTGAAACTGTTAAAAGCGGTGTATTTAAAGATATACTTTCTCCAGATAAACCTTTAAGCGAGGAAGGTAGAAATCTACTTCAAGGACTAATAGATGAAAGTTATAAACAATTTACTGAAGCTGTGGCTGAAGGAAGGAATTTACCTGTTGAAGAAGTAAGAAAATTTGCTGATGGAAGAATTTTTACTGGAACACAAGCACTTGAACTTAGACTTGTTGATAAAGTTGGAGATGAATTTGTTGCAAGGGAACTTGCCGCAGAAATGGCTAATATTGATCCCAAAATTCAGCCCTTAACATTTGGAAAGAAAAAGAAGAAAATACTTGGAATAATTCCTGGAAGTAGAATAATTGAGAAAATTATCAATAATATCTTTTTTGAGTTTGACTCATCTAATAAAGTACTTTGGTTATATAAGCCTTAA
- the yidC gene encoding membrane protein insertase YidC encodes MIGFISEKLLIPILDFFYGLVPSYGLAIVALTVVIRIALFPLSAGSIRSARRMKIAQPVMQKRQAEIKSKFSGDPKRQQEELGKLMNEFGSPLAGCLPLIVQMPVLFALFATLRGSPFADVPYNINLKVVPQDQIAAIDPKPYKSPRHSIFITEKSHFPVIATIPNGTKLGTEESIKINLQTTNGNSYSEVLSKYDNGSRFLPTWKVSKGSENLKVSQDGTVTAIKPGDATIEAKIPGLAAKSGFLFIKALGQVGFYVDGAINWDIAALVGAFGLTLLLSQVLSSQGMPANPQQSTANKITPVMITGMFLFFPLPAGVLLYMVVANIFQAFQTFLLNKESLPENLQKILDQQMLAKNEVINTPASTISDKRLPFEPNSKK; translated from the coding sequence GTGATAGGGTTCATTTCTGAAAAATTACTTATCCCGATTCTAGATTTTTTCTACGGTCTAGTCCCTAGTTATGGTTTAGCGATTGTTGCATTGACAGTCGTAATTAGAATTGCACTTTTCCCTTTAAGCGCTGGTTCCATTAGAAGCGCTAGAAGAATGAAGATTGCTCAACCAGTAATGCAAAAAAGGCAAGCAGAAATAAAATCTAAGTTTTCAGGTGATCCAAAGAGACAACAAGAAGAACTAGGAAAATTGATGAACGAGTTCGGAAGTCCCCTCGCCGGATGCCTTCCATTGATTGTACAAATGCCTGTATTATTTGCATTGTTCGCAACTTTAAGAGGCTCTCCATTTGCTGATGTACCTTACAACATAAACCTTAAGGTCGTTCCACAAGATCAAATAGCAGCTATTGATCCAAAACCTTATAAATCTCCAAGACATTCTATTTTTATAACAGAAAAATCACATTTTCCTGTTATAGCTACTATTCCTAATGGAACAAAATTAGGAACTGAAGAATCTATAAAAATAAATCTGCAAACTACAAATGGCAATAGCTATTCTGAAGTTTTATCTAAATATGATAATGGCTCAAGATTCCTCCCTACATGGAAGGTCTCAAAAGGTTCTGAGAATCTAAAAGTTTCCCAAGACGGTACAGTAACTGCAATTAAACCAGGTGATGCAACAATTGAAGCAAAAATACCTGGTCTTGCGGCAAAAAGTGGTTTTCTTTTTATTAAAGCTCTCGGTCAAGTTGGTTTTTATGTAGATGGGGCTATTAATTGGGATATTGCTGCATTAGTTGGTGCATTTGGATTAACTCTTCTTCTTTCTCAGGTGTTATCAAGCCAGGGGATGCCTGCTAATCCTCAGCAATCAACAGCCAATAAAATTACACCAGTAATGATTACAGGAATGTTTCTGTTTTTCCCACTACCTGCAGGAGTCTTACTATATATGGTTGTCGCCAATATATTCCAAGCATTTCAGACTTTTCTTCTTAATAAAGAATCTCTTCCTGAGAATCTTCAGAAAATTTTAGATCAACAAATGTTGGCCAAAAATGAAGTAATAAATACTCCTGCATCAACTATTTCAGACAAAAGATTACCTTTTGAACCCAATAGTAAAAAATAA
- the rnpA gene encoding ribonuclease P protein component has translation MALPKDMRLKGHRTFNYIHKNSITYHGKLMTFKVARSNPEILLTHKLTNNSNKFRIAIAVSKKVSKKAVERNKIRRILQEWLLTNIQKINNHKPYWLLVNLRFGDFCNDKSRLLEEFQNLMFKSRLIK, from the coding sequence ATGGCCTTACCTAAGGATATGCGTTTAAAAGGTCATAGGACTTTTAATTATATTCATAAAAATTCCATAACATATCATGGAAAATTAATGACATTTAAAGTTGCAAGATCAAATCCAGAAATTCTCTTAACTCATAAGCTCACAAATAATTCAAACAAATTTAGAATCGCAATTGCTGTTAGCAAAAAGGTTTCAAAAAAAGCTGTAGAAAGAAATAAAATAAGAAGAATACTCCAAGAATGGTTATTAACAAACATTCAAAAAATTAATAACCACAAACCATATTGGTTACTTGTTAACCTTAGGTTTGGAGATTTCTGCAATGATAAGAGTAGACTTTTGGAGGAATTTCAAAACTTAATGTTCAAATCTCGTCTAATCAAATGA
- the aroH gene encoding chorismate mutase → MSEIMKDDYKISFIRGATTASGNSVREIEDAVVELIDELISRNNLIKKNILSITFTATKDLDACFPASIARKFNGLDSVAFIDCQQMYVSNDINFCIRIMAQVLLPLNNPIKHPYLRNAAKLRTDRC, encoded by the coding sequence ATGTCTGAAATAATGAAAGATGATTATAAAATTTCATTTATTCGTGGAGCTACAACAGCATCTGGGAATTCGGTAAGGGAAATAGAAGATGCTGTAGTGGAATTAATTGATGAATTAATTTCACGAAACAATCTGATTAAGAAGAACATTTTATCCATTACATTCACCGCAACAAAGGATTTAGATGCATGTTTCCCGGCTTCAATTGCAAGAAAATTTAATGGACTCGATTCAGTCGCATTTATAGACTGCCAACAAATGTACGTATCCAATGATATTAATTTCTGTATAAGGATAATGGCTCAAGTTTTACTTCCACTCAATAATCCAATAAAACATCCTTATTTAAGAAACGCAGCAAAATTAAGGACAGATAGATGTTAA
- a CDS encoding DMT family transporter has translation MNSILNWFLMILPFALWGTSMAAMTPLVSSAGPEFVASLRLLPAGILVLITTYLLKRDLKIYKCDLKWFFVFTIVDATFFQLFLTYGIEKTGAGLGSVLIDSQPLLVAILARAIFGNLINPIGWLGLLFGLGGIIFLGVPQELLGNWWLMSDMSINNVAFNFGELWMLAASLAMALGTILIRFTCTKSDPVAVTGWHMVLGSLPLIIKHCLQSSFKIIPDWSIFDWGLMSFASIFGGAIAYGLFFYFANNKEITGFSTLAFLTPVFALLSGGVWLDERLTIVQWIGVVFVLISVFFVSQRKSLWENKFSDTTI, from the coding sequence ATGAATTCAATACTAAATTGGTTTTTAATGATACTCCCTTTTGCACTTTGGGGTACTTCAATGGCGGCCATGACTCCCTTAGTATCAAGTGCTGGTCCAGAGTTTGTGGCTTCTTTAAGATTACTTCCTGCAGGGATTCTTGTCCTAATAACAACATATTTGCTTAAAAGAGATTTAAAAATTTATAAGTGCGATTTGAAGTGGTTTTTTGTTTTTACGATTGTCGATGCCACTTTTTTTCAGTTGTTTTTAACTTATGGTATTGAAAAAACTGGAGCAGGTTTAGGGTCTGTTTTAATTGATTCTCAACCACTTTTAGTAGCTATCTTAGCGAGGGCAATTTTTGGAAATTTGATTAATCCAATAGGTTGGTTAGGACTACTATTTGGCTTGGGAGGAATTATATTTTTAGGAGTTCCACAAGAACTTTTAGGGAATTGGTGGTTAATGTCTGATATGTCTATAAATAATGTTGCTTTTAACTTTGGAGAACTTTGGATGCTTGCAGCTTCTCTGGCTATGGCATTAGGAACAATTTTAATTAGATTCACATGTACTAAAAGTGATCCAGTTGCAGTTACTGGTTGGCATATGGTTTTAGGGAGTTTGCCCTTAATTATTAAGCACTGTTTACAATCAAGTTTCAAAATAATCCCAGATTGGTCAATATTTGATTGGGGACTTATGTCATTTGCAAGTATTTTTGGAGGTGCAATAGCTTATGGATTATTTTTTTACTTTGCTAATAATAAAGAAATAACTGGATTTAGTACTCTTGCATTTTTAACTCCTGTTTTTGCTCTTCTAAGTGGAGGTGTTTGGTTGGATGAAAGGCTCACTATTGTTCAGTGGATAGGAGTAGTGTTTGTTCTTATCTCGGTATTTTTTGTTAGCCAGAGAAAAAGTTTATGGGAAAATAAATTTTCTGATACTACTATTTGA